The following coding sequences are from one Nitrospinota bacterium window:
- a CDS encoding cation transporter, translating to MSGHGGSFKVIILALLANLGIALSKFAGALYTGSASLFAEAIHSSVDCGNQALLLVGIKASARPPSPTHQLGYGREAFFWSFMVAIMLFTLGGAYSVYEGAHKLSAHEPIESPVVALAILAVGVVLESISFKACLNEVRQINRFGGMWEWFKKTTNTDLLVVFTEDLAALLGLVIAASCVTASWITGDSIYDAAGSIIVGTLLIVVAATLGVEIKSLLIGESPATDYRPGIEPIMAKHIPGGKVIALIALQTGASEVMVSYKVTHGRISGARELIDAINAVERDVKTAFPEIRWQFVEPDIQE from the coding sequence ATGAGCGGGCACGGCGGATCCTTTAAAGTTATAATTCTGGCTCTTTTGGCCAACCTTGGCATTGCGCTGTCCAAATTCGCCGGGGCTCTCTATACAGGCAGCGCCTCGCTGTTCGCGGAGGCGATCCATAGCTCTGTTGACTGCGGCAACCAGGCGCTGCTTTTGGTCGGCATTAAAGCTTCCGCGCGTCCGCCATCGCCGACGCACCAGCTTGGATACGGCCGGGAGGCTTTCTTCTGGTCGTTCATGGTGGCGATAATGCTTTTCACCCTCGGCGGGGCGTATTCGGTGTATGAGGGCGCCCACAAACTTTCCGCGCACGAGCCGATTGAAAGCCCGGTTGTGGCGCTTGCGATACTTGCGGTGGGCGTCGTTCTGGAGTCCATTTCGTTCAAAGCTTGCCTGAATGAAGTCCGGCAGATCAACCGGTTCGGCGGCATGTGGGAATGGTTCAAAAAGACCACCAACACCGACCTTCTTGTTGTGTTCACCGAGGACCTTGCGGCTCTTCTGGGGCTGGTGATCGCCGCCTCGTGCGTGACCGCCTCATGGATAACCGGCGATTCGATTTATGACGCCGCCGGCTCGATTATCGTCGGAACGTTGTTGATCGTGGTGGCCGCGACGCTGGGGGTGGAGATTAAATCGCTGCTTATCGGCGAATCTCCCGCAACCGACTACCGCCCCGGCATCGAGCCTATCATGGCAAAACATATCCCCGGCGGAAAAGTCATTGCGCTTATCGCCCTTCAAACCGGCGCCTCCGAAGTGATGGTCAGTTACAAGGTGACGCACGGGCGGATCAGCGGAGCGCGCGAACTGATCGATGCGATAAACGCCGTGGAGCGGGACGTTAAAACCGCCTTCCCTGAAATCCGCTGGCAGTTCGTGGAGCCGGACATACAGGAGTAG
- a CDS encoding methyltransferase domain-containing protein, whose product MKKDYIEDCHGGGETDFIERFWTARWAEKGINPADLRASDEWKAIKPFMDKLPANANILDAGCGTGEWTVWLAAMGHDVTGADISAATVAKLQAMFPGNKFIIADVRSLDAQDGSFNAVISWGVFEHYEAGFGQPLKETLRMLKPGGYLFMSVPFHNPRHLIRDVLSDCFRRPPARPEQAHGKLRFYQWRMTRNELANELLIAGFEVCGIRPIHVAQGISRFLNLDLKLASFPLLYRVAFKAARMTKPLFRPVSHMILACARKPE is encoded by the coding sequence ATGAAAAAGGATTACATCGAAGACTGCCATGGTGGCGGGGAGACGGATTTCATAGAGCGGTTCTGGACCGCCAGATGGGCTGAAAAGGGAATCAACCCCGCGGACCTTCGCGCGTCGGACGAGTGGAAAGCCATAAAGCCGTTCATGGACAAATTGCCGGCTAACGCCAACATACTAGACGCCGGATGCGGAACCGGCGAATGGACGGTGTGGCTTGCGGCCATGGGCCATGACGTAACCGGGGCGGACATCAGCGCCGCCACCGTGGCCAAGCTTCAAGCCATGTTTCCCGGGAACAAATTCATAATCGCCGATGTGCGCTCGCTTGACGCGCAGGACGGCTCTTTTAACGCCGTCATATCCTGGGGTGTATTCGAACATTATGAAGCGGGGTTCGGGCAGCCTTTAAAGGAAACATTGCGTATGCTAAAACCGGGCGGATACCTGTTCATGTCGGTTCCGTTCCACAACCCGCGCCACCTGATCCGGGATGTTTTGTCGGACTGTTTCAGGCGGCCGCCGGCCAGACCGGAACAGGCTCATGGCAAACTGCGGTTCTATCAGTGGCGGATGACAAGAAATGAGTTGGCCAACGAGCTCCTGATTGCGGGATTCGAGGTATGCGGCATCCGTCCCATCCATGTGGCGCAGGGAATAAGCCGTTTTTTGAACCTCGATCTTAAACTCGCCTCGTTTCCCTTGCTGTACAGGGTTGCTTTCAAGGCGGCCAGGATGACCAAACCGCTATTCAGGCCGGTGAGCCACATGATACTGGCCTGCGCCAGAAAGCCGGAGTGA
- the pyk gene encoding pyruvate kinase produces the protein MRRNTKIVVTIGPSSSSEEKLEELIRAGVDVFRLNFSHGSHESHGASIGLIRKLSQKTGKPVGVLQDLCGPKIRVGKLEEPLTVEKGDALAICSGETCRDGAIPVNYPYLAQDVAPSERLLLADGMIELEVEEIRGDQIITRVKNRGVISSGKGVNFPDSPLRIEAFTEKDRRDFMFGLEMGVDFVAVSFVRSAEDLAEPVQIIRERRVRPMILAKIEKPQAMANLKQILKLADGIMVARGDLGVEMPLERVPRAQKEIIHATRMAGKPVITATQILTSMIKNPRPTRAEASDVANSILDGTDALMLSDETAVGEYPVESVKTLDLIARATEPMIDSQGFLDGCDADLVSHTAAAVSHAACWLARDLGASAIAAFTTSGATARLVSRFRPPQAILGLSAEPYTLRQLSLSWGIIPGPIPKVEDAGLLDGLALKSAREHGVAAPGANLIIIAGAPLGKAGTTNLVKVAEMAK, from the coding sequence ATGAGACGCAACACCAAAATAGTAGTGACAATCGGCCCATCGTCTTCCTCCGAAGAAAAGCTGGAGGAATTGATAAGGGCCGGGGTGGACGTGTTCAGGCTTAATTTCTCCCATGGCTCCCACGAGTCCCACGGCGCCTCCATCGGCCTTATAAGGAAACTGTCCCAGAAGACCGGCAAGCCTGTCGGGGTGCTACAGGACCTTTGCGGCCCCAAAATCCGCGTCGGCAAGCTCGAAGAGCCGTTGACCGTCGAAAAAGGGGACGCGCTGGCCATATGCTCCGGGGAGACCTGCCGGGACGGCGCCATACCGGTCAATTACCCGTATCTTGCCCAGGATGTGGCCCCTTCCGAAAGGCTGCTCCTGGCCGACGGCATGATCGAGCTTGAGGTGGAAGAAATACGCGGCGACCAGATCATCACCCGCGTAAAGAACCGCGGGGTGATAAGCTCCGGCAAAGGGGTGAATTTCCCGGACAGCCCGTTGCGCATCGAGGCCTTCACGGAAAAAGACAGGCGCGATTTCATGTTCGGCCTTGAAATGGGGGTGGACTTCGTGGCGGTGTCGTTCGTCCGGTCGGCGGAGGACCTGGCCGAGCCGGTCCAGATCATCCGGGAAAGGCGTGTGCGGCCGATGATCCTGGCGAAGATAGAAAAACCGCAGGCGATGGCCAACCTCAAGCAGATACTAAAGCTGGCCGACGGGATAATGGTGGCGCGGGGGGACCTTGGGGTGGAAATGCCGTTAGAGCGGGTGCCCCGGGCGCAAAAAGAAATAATCCACGCCACGCGGATGGCGGGAAAACCGGTGATCACCGCCACGCAGATACTCACATCGATGATAAAAAATCCCCGCCCCACAAGGGCGGAGGCGTCCGACGTGGCAAACTCCATTCTCGACGGGACGGACGCGTTGATGCTCTCCGACGAGACCGCTGTTGGGGAGTATCCTGTCGAGTCGGTAAAGACGCTCGACCTGATCGCCCGGGCCACCGAACCGATGATAGACAGCCAGGGTTTCCTTGACGGATGCGATGCCGATCTGGTGTCGCACACCGCCGCCGCCGTAAGCCACGCCGCCTGCTGGCTGGCGCGCGACCTTGGCGCTTCCGCCATAGCGGCGTTCACAACTTCCGGCGCCACCGCCCGGCTCGTCTCCCGCTTCCGGCCGCCGCAGGCCATTCTGGGGCTTAGCGCGGAGCCTTATACCTTGCGCCAACTCAGCCTTAGCTGGGGGATCATTCCGGGGCCGATACCGAAAGTGGAAGACGCCGGGCTTTTGGACGGGCTGGCGTTGAAAAGCGCAAGGGAACATGGAGTGGCCGCGCCGGGGGCAAACCTTATCATCATCGCCGGAGCCCCGCTGGGCAAGGCCGGAACCACAAACCTTGTGAAAGTGGCGGAGATGGCGAAGTGA